From Tachypleus tridentatus isolate NWPU-2018 chromosome 8, ASM421037v1, whole genome shotgun sequence, a single genomic window includes:
- the LOC143258580 gene encoding cardioacceleratory peptide receptor-like has translation MIVFSLLGNSAMCLHIKQKWHHRSAIHVLFLNLAVADILVTLVTMCSQLVWEFMDREWIAGDLFCRTFKVCQTFTMVSSNYMLLAIALDRHSAIVYPLFRNARTKALITSAWVLSLLPFLINAYIFQTVTLSDGKTFCVAKFYTSSLSFVHKQVYMALILLVVFILPILIIIILYSRIIYTMWTRSGSLNRFRSRKEHFIDPKRKERKTKRECLNSSNSHISRAKVKTLKMTLTIASTFLTASTPYLVQEIVIAFGNPSLLNQNLVASFGIFSASNSALNPYIYFLFNCNTPFAEKIARSTCNCCLPVSTKTVNENEKTSHV, from the coding sequence ATGATCGTATTCTCTTTACTTGGTAACTCAGCCATGTGTCTGCACATCAAACAGAAGTGGCATCATAGGAGCGCCATCCACGTGCTGTTTCTCAATCTTGCTGTTGCCGATATTTTGGTCACTCTTGTCACCATGTGTTCTCAACTGGTCTGGGAGTTCATGGACCGAGAATGGATTGCTGGTGATCTTTTCTGTCGGACATTTAAAGTCTGCCAAACTTTCACCATGGTTTCCTCGAATTACATGCTGTTAGCGATTGCATTAGATCGTCACTCGGCCATAGTATATCCGTTGTTTCGTAATGCTCGCACCAAAGCATTGATTACCAGTGCATGGGTTCTATCTCTGTTGCCATTCTTAATAAATGCCTACATTTTCCAGACTGTCACCTTGTCTGATGGTAAAACATTCTGTGTTGCCAAGTTTTACACTTCCTCTCTGTCCTTCGTTCACAAACAAGTATACATGGCTCTGATTCTTCTAGTAGTGTTTATCCTTCCTATATTGATAATCATTATCTTGTATTCCAGGATAATCTACACTATGTGGACAAGATCTGGAAGTCTGAACCGGTTTCGATCcagaaaagaacattttatagaTCCGAAACGGAAGGAAAGGAAAACGAAACGTGAATGCCTGAACTCGTCAAACTCGCATATTTCAAGGGCGAAAGTGAAAACGTTAAAAATGACTTTGACTATCGCGTCAACATTTTTAACCGCGAGCACGCCTTATTTAGTTCAAGAAATCGTTATTGCTTTTGGGAATCCTTCTCTTCTGAACCAGAACCTTGTAGCTTCTTTTGGAATTTTTTCAGCCAGTAACAGTGCTTTGAACCCGTACatatactttttgtttaattgtaaCACTCCATTTGCTGAAAAGATAGCTCGTAGTACTTGTAACTGTTGTCTGCCTGTTTCAACAAAGACAGTAAACGAAAACGAGAAGACGAGTCACGTTTAG